The following are from one region of the Sphingobium sp. MI1205 genome:
- a CDS encoding enoyl-CoA hydratase-related protein, which yields MTYETILADQRDAVTLITLNRPQALNALNSQVLKDLSAAFAAYDADPTQRCAVLTGSGEKAFAAGADIKEMVEKQAADFFLEDFFAGWQTGVVATRKPWIAAVQGFALGGGCELAMMADFIIAGDTAKFGQPEIKLGVAPGMGGSQRLTRAVGKAKAMEMCLTGRMMDAAEAERSGLVSRIVPAADLLEEALKTAATIAALPPMAAMVNKEMINIAFEIGLAQGLLTERRLFQILTATEDKKEGMTAFVEKRAGVWKGR from the coding sequence ATGACCTATGAAACCATTCTCGCCGATCAGCGCGACGCCGTCACGCTGATCACGCTCAACCGGCCGCAGGCGCTGAACGCGCTCAACAGCCAGGTCTTGAAGGATCTGAGCGCTGCCTTCGCTGCCTATGATGCCGATCCGACCCAACGCTGCGCGGTGCTGACCGGCAGCGGTGAAAAGGCCTTCGCGGCGGGCGCCGACATCAAGGAAATGGTGGAAAAGCAGGCGGCGGACTTCTTCCTGGAGGACTTCTTCGCCGGTTGGCAGACCGGGGTGGTCGCCACTCGCAAGCCATGGATCGCGGCGGTGCAGGGGTTTGCGCTGGGCGGCGGATGTGAACTTGCGATGATGGCCGATTTCATCATTGCGGGCGACACGGCCAAGTTCGGCCAGCCCGAGATCAAGCTGGGCGTGGCGCCGGGCATGGGCGGGTCGCAGCGCCTGACCCGCGCCGTGGGCAAGGCCAAGGCGATGGAGATGTGCCTGACCGGCCGGATGATGGATGCCGCCGAAGCTGAGCGGTCGGGCTTGGTGAGCCGCATCGTGCCGGCCGCAGACCTGTTGGAGGAAGCGCTCAAGACCGCCGCGACGATCGCCGCGCTGCCGCCCATGGCCGCGATGGTGAACAAGGAAATGATCAACATCGCTTTTGAAATAGGCCTGGCCCAAGGATTGCTGACGGAGCGCCGCTTGTTCCAGATCCTCACGGCCACCGAGGATAAGAAGGAAGGCATGACCGCCTTCGTGGAAAAGCGCGCCGGCGTCTGGAAGGGCCGCTGA
- the mmsB gene encoding 3-hydroxyisobutyrate dehydrogenase encodes MGTLLPKDDRCKEQDVTKTIAFIGLGNMGGGMAANLVKNGFSVRAFDLSEDALVKAEAAGAIRAASAADAVSGADAVVTMLPAGKHVEAVYNNEVFGAAKAGALFLDCSTIDVATARRVMAAALAKGFEMVDAPVSGGIAAANGGTLTFMVGGEDDAFAKAKPILSAMGKAVIHAGGAGNGQAAKICNNMLLGATMVATCEAFAMAQKIGLDPQTFYDISSVSSGQSWSMTSYCPLPGVGPQTPADADYQGGFAVALMLKDLKLALEAAASVNASVPMGAQAESLYQLLANKGEGGRDFSSIIQLLG; translated from the coding sequence ATGGGCACCCTACTGCCCAAGGACGATCGCTGTAAGGAGCAGGATGTGACTAAGACAATCGCCTTCATCGGCTTGGGTAATATGGGCGGTGGCATGGCCGCCAATCTGGTCAAGAACGGCTTTTCCGTACGCGCCTTCGACCTGTCGGAGGATGCACTGGTCAAGGCGGAGGCGGCTGGAGCCATTCGCGCCGCCAGCGCCGCCGATGCGGTCTCCGGCGCCGATGCGGTGGTCACTATGCTACCGGCCGGCAAGCATGTCGAAGCCGTCTATAATAACGAGGTGTTCGGCGCGGCCAAGGCCGGCGCGCTGTTCCTCGATTGTTCGACCATCGACGTCGCGACTGCCCGCCGGGTCATGGCGGCAGCTCTGGCCAAGGGGTTCGAAATGGTCGATGCGCCGGTTTCCGGGGGCATTGCCGCGGCCAATGGTGGCACCCTGACCTTCATGGTCGGCGGAGAGGATGACGCCTTCGCTAAGGCGAAGCCGATACTGTCCGCCATGGGCAAGGCGGTGATCCACGCCGGTGGCGCGGGCAACGGCCAAGCGGCCAAGATCTGCAACAACATGCTGCTGGGGGCGACGATGGTCGCCACCTGCGAAGCCTTTGCCATGGCGCAGAAGATCGGCCTCGATCCCCAGACCTTCTATGACATCTCCAGTGTGTCTTCGGGACAAAGCTGGTCAATGACCAGTTATTGCCCGCTGCCCGGCGTCGGACCCCAGACGCCAGCTGATGCCGATTATCAGGGCGGGTTCGCCGTGGCGCTGATGCTCAAAGATCTCAAGCTCGCGTTGGAGGCGGCCGCCTCCGTCAATGCCAGCGTGCCCATGGGGGCTCAAGCAGAAAGCCTCTACCAACTGTTGGCGAACAAGGGCGAAGGAGGCCGCGACTTTTCGTCCATAATCCAGCTGCTCGGCTGA
- a CDS encoding nuclear transport factor 2 family protein, with product MSIVVDEAAIIRLATQLDDAVDRKDWARFRQFFANTISVDVGVVAGHSIVEMAAEAFMAEVAAFNLPAKLACHSFTNPLVSIQGDRAEFNANRYGWNLCADFDPPLYELWARITYGLCRQGDDGWVIDSMKMVKLRDAGNMAVSLLRSE from the coding sequence ATGAGCATTGTCGTTGACGAAGCAGCCATCATTCGGCTCGCGACCCAATTGGACGATGCGGTTGACCGGAAGGACTGGGCTCGCTTCCGACAGTTCTTCGCGAACACTATATCGGTGGACGTCGGCGTGGTCGCCGGGCATAGCATAGTCGAAATGGCAGCGGAGGCGTTCATGGCCGAGGTCGCAGCCTTCAATCTCCCGGCCAAACTCGCCTGCCACAGCTTCACCAATCCCCTTGTGTCAATCCAAGGCGATCGCGCGGAGTTCAATGCCAACCGCTATGGCTGGAACCTTTGTGCTGATTTCGACCCGCCCCTTTATGAATTATGGGCGCGCATTACCTATGGATTGTGTCGCCAGGGCGATGACGGGTGGGTGATCGACAGCATGAAAATGGTAAAACTGCGCGACGCCGGCAATATGGCCGTCAGTCTGCTCAGGTCCGAATGA
- a CDS encoding aldo/keto reductase, translating into MQYSTLGNSGLLVSRLAFGAMTFTQGNSDLAQVYKVGAELADQLVGRSLDAGVNFFDTADVYARGESETLLGQALRSRRKDVVIATKVGGRTGDPLTQSGLSRRHILASVDDSLRRLGTDWIDVYIVHREDPLTPLEETLEALDSIVRAGKVRYLGFSNWSAWRVAAAMEIQRTNGLARFCHGQVYYSLLGRDVERDMVPMAQRYGLGLTLWSPLAFGFLSGKYTPEMLADPQTRIGSFNLLPFDRQAGFAVLERLRDIASAHGASVAQVALAWLLARPAVTSVLMGASKVEQLDDNLGAASLSLSDQEIAALDAATPLPPVYPHWYIDRFVDEPALKALGRL; encoded by the coding sequence ATGCAATATTCAACCTTGGGCAATTCGGGTCTTCTGGTGTCTCGCCTCGCATTCGGCGCGATGACTTTCACGCAGGGCAACAGCGACTTGGCGCAGGTCTACAAGGTCGGCGCCGAACTCGCCGATCAACTGGTCGGCCGGTCGCTTGATGCCGGGGTCAATTTCTTCGACACAGCCGATGTTTACGCTCGCGGTGAATCGGAAACATTGTTGGGACAGGCGTTGCGGTCGCGGCGCAAGGACGTGGTCATCGCCACCAAGGTCGGTGGCCGGACCGGCGATCCGCTCACACAATCTGGCCTGTCGCGCCGCCATATACTGGCGTCGGTGGATGACAGTCTGCGGCGGCTCGGCACGGACTGGATCGACGTCTACATCGTCCATCGCGAAGATCCGCTGACCCCGCTGGAAGAAACGCTGGAGGCGCTGGACAGCATCGTACGTGCGGGCAAGGTGCGTTATCTCGGCTTTTCCAACTGGTCGGCATGGCGGGTGGCCGCCGCGATGGAGATTCAACGCACCAATGGCCTCGCGCGCTTCTGCCATGGGCAGGTCTATTATTCACTGCTCGGCCGCGACGTGGAGCGCGACATGGTGCCGATGGCGCAACGCTATGGCCTGGGCCTCACCCTGTGGAGCCCCCTCGCCTTCGGCTTTCTCAGCGGTAAATATACGCCCGAGATGCTGGCCGATCCGCAAACCCGCATCGGCAGCTTCAACCTGTTGCCATTCGATCGGCAAGCCGGTTTTGCGGTGCTGGAACGGCTGCGCGACATCGCCTCTGCCCATGGCGCCAGCGTGGCGCAGGTGGCGCTTGCCTGGCTGCTTGCCCGCCCGGCCGTGACCAGCGTGCTGATGGGGGCGAGCAAGGTCGAGCAGCTCGATGACAATCTGGGCGCCGCATCGCTGTCTCTGTCCGATCAGGAGATCGCCGCGTTGGACGCCGCCACGCCGCTGCCGCCGGTGTATCCCCACTGGTATATTGATCGGTTCGTCGACGAACCGGCGCTCAAGGCCCTCGGTCGCCTCTAA
- a CDS encoding molybdopterin-dependent oxidoreductase: MTEDVRLHHRSCPFCEAACGIRVQADHGNRTILDVRGDPEDPFSQGFICPKSYGLTQLHSDPDRLRRPVRRRGKDWEEIGWDEAMDEAADRLGALLKTHGPNSIAYYLGNPSGHKAPFLLYGPLLIRALQTNQFYTPGTLDQIPKYVSASYMFGGPTLQPLADLDRTNYLIVIGNNPVVSQGSMMVAPGMKRRLEDIRKRGGRVVVIDPRRTETAQIADEYVAVRPGTDAYLLFAMVDVLAREGLIDLGSVAAHVKNLDALVEAAGRYPAERVEQITSVPADTIRRIAREFATADGAAIYGRTGTCTQRFGTLTSWLIDALNTISGNMDREGGNLFSGGGIPMGTLWEDNCTPEGVFPIGRWRSRVKKLPEAIGMLPCAALADEMLVPGDGQVRGLVTQAGNVILSNPNAAKLQRAFDGLDFMLSLDIYVNETTRHADIIIPGPSYAEHSDFAAVTAYETIHKFIKWAPPIFPPEGDTPHDWQIFAGIAARLRGISTAEIEEEYVREMLATAIANGRPECRDVPIDDARAIIGEEPGQDRLFDILIRGGPMGDAFGRVPDGLTLDKVRSYPHGVDFGPLDAGMIPAVLKTPDARIDLAPPQLLDDLPRLEAFMAEMERPDTMLMIGRRDIRSKNAWMHNVELLVKGKNRCTLLVHPQDAERLGLETGDQARVTTHIGEVIAPVVVSDEIMPGVVSLPHGWGHTMRDTRQRVANRTIGVNANAIIDESDLDVPSATTVLNGVPVVVEAVRQPVLLTEPA, encoded by the coding sequence CGCACGATCCTGGATGTCCGTGGCGATCCGGAAGATCCTTTCAGCCAGGGCTTCATCTGCCCCAAATCCTATGGCCTCACGCAGCTTCATTCCGACCCAGACAGGCTGCGCCGTCCGGTCCGCCGCCGGGGCAAGGATTGGGAGGAGATCGGCTGGGACGAGGCGATGGACGAGGCCGCCGACCGGCTCGGCGCGCTGCTCAAGACGCATGGGCCGAACAGCATCGCCTATTATCTGGGCAACCCGTCGGGCCACAAGGCGCCCTTCCTGCTTTACGGCCCGTTGCTGATCCGCGCGTTGCAGACCAACCAATTCTATACGCCGGGCACGCTCGACCAGATCCCTAAATATGTCAGCGCCTCCTACATGTTCGGCGGGCCGACGCTCCAGCCGCTCGCGGATCTTGACCGCACCAATTATCTGATCGTCATCGGCAACAATCCGGTCGTCAGCCAGGGCAGCATGATGGTCGCGCCGGGCATGAAGCGGCGGCTGGAGGATATTCGCAAGCGGGGAGGCCGCGTGGTGGTTATCGACCCGCGCCGCACCGAAACGGCGCAGATCGCCGACGAATATGTCGCGGTACGCCCCGGCACGGATGCCTATCTGCTGTTCGCCATGGTCGATGTGCTGGCGCGGGAGGGGTTGATCGATCTTGGCTCCGTGGCGGCGCATGTGAAGAATCTCGATGCCCTTGTGGAAGCCGCGGGTCGCTATCCGGCCGAGCGTGTGGAACAGATCACTTCGGTCCCCGCCGATACCATCCGCCGCATTGCGCGCGAATTCGCCACCGCCGATGGCGCAGCGATCTATGGCCGCACGGGCACCTGCACGCAGCGTTTCGGCACGCTCACTTCCTGGTTGATCGATGCGCTCAACACCATCAGCGGCAATATGGACCGCGAGGGCGGCAACCTGTTTTCGGGCGGCGGCATCCCCATGGGCACGCTGTGGGAGGATAATTGCACGCCCGAAGGCGTGTTCCCCATCGGCCGCTGGCGTTCGCGGGTGAAGAAGCTGCCCGAGGCGATCGGGATGCTGCCCTGCGCCGCGCTGGCGGACGAAATGCTGGTGCCGGGCGACGGGCAGGTGCGCGGTTTGGTGACGCAGGCGGGCAATGTCATCCTGTCCAATCCCAATGCGGCGAAGCTACAACGCGCCTTTGACGGGCTGGATTTCATGCTCTCGCTCGACATCTATGTGAATGAGACGACCCGTCACGCCGACATCATCATTCCCGGTCCTTCCTATGCCGAACATAGCGATTTCGCGGCGGTGACGGCTTATGAGACGATCCACAAGTTCATCAAATGGGCGCCGCCGATCTTCCCGCCGGAAGGTGACACGCCGCACGACTGGCAGATTTTCGCGGGCATCGCCGCGCGTCTCCGTGGCATCAGCACGGCCGAGATCGAGGAGGAATATGTCCGCGAGATGCTCGCCACCGCGATCGCGAACGGGCGTCCCGAATGCCGCGATGTGCCGATCGACGATGCGCGCGCGATCATCGGCGAAGAGCCGGGGCAGGACCGGCTGTTCGACATTCTGATCCGGGGTGGCCCGATGGGTGACGCCTTTGGGCGGGTGCCCGACGGCCTCACTCTGGATAAGGTCCGCTCCTATCCCCATGGGGTGGACTTCGGGCCGCTCGATGCGGGCATGATCCCGGCGGTGCTCAAGACGCCGGATGCCAGGATCGATCTCGCGCCGCCGCAGTTGCTCGATGATCTGCCACGGCTCGAGGCCTTCATGGCGGAAATGGAAAGACCCGACACGATGCTGATGATCGGGCGGCGCGACATACGGTCGAAAAATGCCTGGATGCACAATGTCGAACTGCTGGTGAAGGGCAAGAACCGCTGCACGTTGCTGGTCCATCCCCAGGATGCCGAACGGCTGGGCCTGGAGACGGGCGATCAGGCTCGGGTTACGACGCATATCGGGGAGGTGATCGCGCCGGTGGTGGTGAGTGACGAAATCATGCCGGGCGTCGTCAGCCTGCCGCATGGCTGGGGCCACACGATGCGCGACACCCGCCAGCGCGTCGCCAACCGTACGATTGGCGTCAACGCCAACGCGATCATCGATGAGAGCGATCTGGACGTGCCCTCCGCGACGACTGTCCTCAATGGTGTGCCGGTCGTGGTCGAAGCGGTGCGCCAGCCGGTTCTGCTGACGGAGCCGGCATAG